The DNA sequence GATCCGCATGGACTCGCAGTACGCCATGAAGGCCGTCACCACCTGGCTGCCGGGCTGGAAGCGCAACGGCTGGAAGACGGCCGCCGGAAAGCCGGTCGCCAACCAGGAACTGGTCGTACGCATCGACGAACTCCTCGACGGCCGCACGGTCGAGTTCCGCTACGTCCCCGCCCACCAGGTCGACGGCGACCGCCTGAACGACTTCGCCGACCGCGCCGCCAGCCAGGCCGCCACCGTGCAGGAGCCCGCGGGCAGCGGGCTCGGCTCACCGGAGCCGCCACCCTCCCCGGACACCCCCAAGGCCAAGGCGGCCCCGCGCCGCAAGGCTGCCGCGCCCCGGAAGAACGGCAGCTCCTCGCGCACCATCAAGGCCAAGTTCCCCGGCCGCTGCCTCTGCGGTCGCGGCTATGCGGCGGGCGAGTCCATCGCCAAGAACCCGCAGGGCTGGGGCCACCCGGAGTGCCGGACCGCCGAGGCGTGACGACGAGCCCCGCGGGGCTCAGGCCGCGTCGAACGTGTAGTGCGCGGTGTGGTCCAGCAGGTCCGCGGGGCGTACGTCGTTCCACGGCTTCATCGTGTCGCCCAGGTCGATCACATTGGGCGTCCCGGCGGCCGGCAGATAGGTGGAGCCGGGGTGCCGGCGCTGCCAGTCCGCCCACAGCTTGTCGATGTAGGCGTGGTGCAGCCAGAACACCGGGTCGTTGGGCGACGCGCCGGTCGCCATCTGCCCGCCGACCCACACATGCACCCGATTGTGCAGATTGACGCCGCGCCAGCCCTCCAGGTGGTTGCGGAAGCCGTCCGAACCGCTGTTCCAGGGCGCCATGTCGTACGTGGGCATGGCGAGCACGGACTCCACCTCGGCCCGGGTCGGCAGCTCGCGGACGCCGGCGCCGAGCGCCCGGCGCAGAAACGTACGCCCGTCGACGCGCACATTGATCTGCCAGTTGCCCGTCGACGCCGCGAACGGCCCGTCCATCACCTGTCCGTCGCGGCTGCGCCCGGTGCCGCCGAGGAAGTCGGGCGCCCACAGCGAGGACCGTATCGAGCGGTCACTGCTCCAGTCCCAGTACGGCAGCGCGACCGAGGCGTCGACCTCCTGCAGCGCGCGCTCGAACTCGAGCAGGAATCTGCGGTGCCATGGCAGAAAGGACGGTGAACGGTGTCCGGTGCGCTCGCCGTTGTCGGTGTCGCCGACGATGAAGGCGTTGTGGGTCGTGACGAACTCGTCGTAGCGGCCGCTGCGCTTCAGCTCCAGGAGCGCGGAGACGAATCGCCGCTTCTCGTCGGCGGTGAGCAGAGCCTGGTTCTTACGGACGGTCATGGTCGCTGGTGCTCCAAAGTGCGGGTGGGGCAAGGCAGTTGGTCGATGGACGGCCGCCCTGTCGGCGGTCGACCGGTACTTCGGTCGGCAGGTCAGCCGGTGGGGAAGGGGAGGAGCGCGGCGCCCTGGAGTTCGTCCACGGCGGCGCGGGCCGCGGCGCGCGGCGTGGGCACCGGGTCGTAGTGGCTGACGACGCTGATCCAGCTGCCGTCGGCGTTGCGCATCACATGCAGTTCCACCCCGTCGACGAGCACGGCGTATCCGCCGCCGTGGTGCGCGTGACCGCCGCCCGAGGCCGGTCCGCCCTGTATCCGGCGGCCCTTGTAGACCTCGTCGAAGGGCGTCGGGGTCGGGGCATGGTGGTCGTGCCCGCCGGTGGACCTGGTCGACGCGGTGGACCCGGTCGACGCGGTGGACCCGGCCGGGGTGGCGGACGCGGTGGTGGCGGTGGGGGCGGTGACCGTCTGGACACCGGCCACGGTGGCGAGGGCGGCCGCGGCGGTGAGCGCACGGCGACGGCTGAGTTCCGGCATGCGGACCTCCTGAGTTCGTTCGGTTGCGACTCCGCATGCCTATCGGGCCGGACGAGAGCGGAAGAAATCGCTCGGCAGTGGTTGGCCCCGATCCGGACAAGTAACTACATGTCGTGCAAGGTTGAATGAAGGTGATCTTGCCGCGATGGTGACCGTGAAGCCCCGGAACGGGAAATTCCTCCCCCGGTAGATCGCGTTCCGGATGGTCCTTCGCCGGCGGAGCCGGCGCGCGTGGCCCACCTCACGCGCGGAAAGTGGCGCGATCAGCAATGCCGCGGGATGGGGTGTCCGTCCTGCTACTCTGCCGAGCAGATATGGCCGATTTGAGTATTTTCAAGGGGTGTGTGTGAAGATCGCCTGTGTCGGTGGCGGGCCCGCCGGCCTCTACCTCTCGATCCTGCTGAAACTGCGGGACCCGTCGCACGACATCACCGTCCACGAGCGCAATCCGGAGGGCACCACCTACGGCTGGGGTGTCACGTACTGGCGCGGACTGCTCGTCAAGCTGTACGAGCGCGACCCCGTGTCCGCTCGCGCCATCGAGGAGAGCTCGGTCCGCTGGGACGAAGGCGTCGCCCACGTCCGGGGCGTGACGGCCCGTCGGCCCAGCGACTCGGGGCACGGCATCGGCCGCCACCGGCTGCTGGAGATCCTCGCCGAACGCGCCCGGGCGCTGGGCGTACGGCTGGACTACGAGCACGAGATCACGCCGGAGAACCTTCCCGCCGCCGACCTGATCGTCGCGGGTGACGGCGTCCACAGCTCCCTGCGCACCCAGTACGCCGACCACTTCGGTACCCAGGCCAGAGCCGGCCGCAACCGCTACCTCTGGCTCGGCACCAGCAAGGTCTTCGACGCGTTCACCTTCGCCTTCGTCGAGACCGCCCACGGCTGGATCTGGTGTTACGGCTACGGCTACGGCAAGGGCTCCGGCCCGGATGCCAGCACCTGCGTCGTCGAATGCGCCCCGGAGACCTGGACCGGCCTGGGCTTCGACACCGCGAGCGAGGCCGACGGACTGGCGCTGCTGGAGAAGCTCTTCGCCGACGTCCTCGACGGCCACGCCCTCATCGGGCGCTCAGGCCCCGACGGAAGCGACCGGTGGCGGCCCTTCCGCACTTTCGACAACCGCACCTGGCACCGCGACAACCTCGTCCTGCTCGGCGACGCCGCCCACACCACCCACTACTCCATCGGGGCCGGCACCACCCTCGCCCTGGAGGACGCCATCGCCCTCGCCGACGCGCTGCACGAGCACCCCGTCCTCCCGGAGGCGCTCGCCCACTACGAACGGGAGCGCAAGCAGGCCCTGTTGTCCATTCAGAGCGCGGCCCGCTACAGCGCCCAGTGGTACGAGAACCTGCCCCGCTACCTCCAGCTGCCCCCGGACCAGATGTTCGCCCTGCTCGGCCAGCGCCACTCGCCCCTGCTGCCGTATCTGCCACCGCAGCTGTACTACAAGATCGACCGGGCCGCAGGGCAACTGGAGGCCATGCGCCGCCTCAAGCGCTGGCTCGGACCGAAGGTCGCACGCACCGTGCATGCCAGGGCCCTGGCATCCCGTACCTAGCAGTGACTCACCGGAACAGCCGGTCGAGGAACGCGTTGCCGAACACGCCGTGCGGGTCGAGGCGGTCAAGGACGCCGGAAGCCTCGCCCCACACGCCCTCCCCGAAGGTGCCCGGCACGACCGTGCCCAGCACCTCCCCGTCGCTCCACGCGGCCTCCTTCGTATAGGCCCAGCCCTTCGACCACTCCACGCGGGTCATGGCGTACTCGCCGTCGAAGGTGCGCAGCAGAAACCGCTCGATCTGGCTCAGGAAGGCCTCCGCGTACGGCGTCCCGGGCAGCGTCAGGATGTTCAGCCAGACGGCGGTGTCCCACTCGGGACGGTCGTCGCGCGGACGGAGTGCCGACAGCAGCGGGGTCCGCGCCCCGTCCAGGCCGGCGTCGGCCGGATCGTCGAGGCCGGTCACCCGGATCTCCACCGACCCGTTGACGGGGAACTGCCCCCGGTCGGCGTACGCCGCGAGCCGTTCCCGGTAGAAGGACGTGAACTCGGCCACGACGCGCTGTACTTGCGCCCTGCTGGTGAGCACCGCGTAGCCGTTCGTGGCGATCCTCAGCGTCGTCGGCCGCAGATACAGCAGCGTGTTCTTCGACGGCCCCCAGATGTCCGCCGACAGCGTCGCCACCAGTCCGAGCGCGGCCACGTCGTACTGCGCGTTGCCGAGCACCGGCGCCAGATACCAGGCCCCGTCCGACACGATGTGCCCCACCAGTTCCGCGACCGGCGTCGGGACGCTGTCGGAGAACGGGTAGTTGTACGGCCTCGTCACGCGCCGCGAGACCGGCGGCCGGGTGGGGGAGACGCTCCACACCTTCAGCCACGGGAACTCGGTGAAGGCGAACCAGATCGCCTCGACCCGCCCGGCCCGGTCCAGGTGACTCGCGAGGGTGCGTCCGTCGGTGCCGGGCGCGGCGAAGAGCTCGCGCGCCGGGATGTCCGTACGGCTGACGCAGCGAAGGTCGGTGTTCGCGCCCACGCGCAGCACGACCTCGGTCACCAGGGAGCGCCCGAGATGGGCCAGCAGGGCGGCACAGTCCGCATCGTCACGACCGTACGTCCGCAGCACGTACGCGCCCCTGGCGTCGTCCCAGACGACCGCCGTCAGCGACAGCACGAGATTGCTCAGCGAACCGTACGTGTGCCCGGGCAGCCGCTGTTCGCCGCGCGCCGGTACGGCGGTGCCGTGCGCGTCGACGGCCAGGGCGCCGCCCAGGGTGAGGTTGCCTGGCGCGGGCACGGCGGTGATGCCGAGACCGTGTTCCTCGAGGCGGGTGAGCAGGGCCTCCAGGGTGACGCCGGTGCCGGCGCGCACGGTCGTCGGCGACTCCACGGACAGGCCGGTGAGATGGGCGGCGGTGTCGACGAGGAGGACCGGCGCGTCCGACGGGGTGCCCTGTGTGATCGTCAGCGGTGACCAGCCGTGCGAGGCGCCCCGGGCGCGCACTCTCCAGCCGTGCCGCCAGGCCCAGTTGACGACGGCGACCACCTGCTCCGGGCGGGCCGGTGTGCAGGCCCACAGGCCGTCGGCGGTGATCTCGCCCACCCAGTTGCGGTACGCCGAGCGGTGGAGCGCCACATCGGCCGGGAAGTCGGGCAACTCCTGTGCCGCGGCGGCCGGATCCGCCGGCAGCAGAGTCGGTATGGCGGTCAGGGCGGCTGCCGTGCGCAGGAAGCCCCTGCGGCTGAAGTCGTCGGTCACGGACTCACGCTAGGGACCGCATTGACAGGCACCGTCTGCCTGTCGAATTGATTCACCCGTGTGAGTGATGGATTCACAGGTAACGAGGCGGAGGGGCCTGTTCCGCGCACATGGATGACGAGTGACACACTGACGCCATGGACGAGCGTGTAATCGGTAGGTCGGGTCAGCGGGCATCCGTCGTCGGTCTCGGTACGTGGCAGCTGGGCGCCGACTGGGGAGACGTCGACGACAAGGAAGCCCTCGCGGTGCTGGAGGCAGCGGTCGAGTCGGGAGTGACCTTCTTCGACACGGCCGACGTGTACGGCGACGGGCGCAGCGAGCAGACCATCGCCACGTTCCTGCGCGCCAGGCCCGAGCTCGACATCTTCGTCGCGACCAAGATGGGCCGCCGGGTCGACCAGATCCCCGAGAACTACGTCCTCGACAACTTCCGCACCTGGAACGACCGTTCACGGCGCAACCTCGGCGTCGACCGCCTCGACCTGGTCCAGCTGCACTGCCCGCCGACCCCCGTCTACTCGACGGACGAGGTGTTCGACGCCCTCGACACCCTGGTCGCGGAGGAGCGCATCGCCCGCTACGGCGTGAGCGTGGAGACCTGTGAGGAGGCGCTGACCGCGATCGCCCGCCCGGGTGTCGCGAGCGTGCAGATCATCCTCAACCCGTTCCGCATGAAGCCCCTGCGCGAGGTGCTGCCCGCCGCACACGAGGGCGGCGTCGGCATCATCGCCCGGGTTCCGCTGGCCTCCGGCCTGCTGTCGGGCAAGTACACCAAGGACACCGTCTTCGCAGCGAACGACCACCGCACGTACAACCGGCACGGCGAGTCCTTCGACCAGGGCGAGACCTTCTCGGGGGTCGACTACGCCACCGGCGTCGAGGCCGCCGCCGAGTTCGCCGAACTCGCACCGGTGGGCTACACGCCGGCCCAGCTGGCGCTGCGCTGGATCATCCAGCAGCCGGGTGTGACCACCGTGATCCCCGGCGCCCGCACACCCGAGCAGGTCCGCGCCAACGCGACCGCCGCCGCGCTGCCGGAGCTGTCCGGGGACACCCTCTCCGCGATCCGGGACCTCTACGACCGGCGGATCCAGGACCAGGTGGAACACCGCTGGTAGACGCGTACGGCTCCGGACGGCCGCCCAGCCGCACCGGAGCCGCGCTGTTTGAATGTTCACCGCCGGGGTTACCCGCAGTGCATGACCACGAAGGAAAACCGGACAGGACGCGACGAGACCCAGGAAGAGCGTGCCGACCGCATGTGGGGCGAGCTCATCCAAGAGGTCAGGGTGGCCCAGATGGGCGTCCAGATCCTGTTCGCCTTCCTGCTCACCGTCGTGTTCACACCGAAGTACGACACCCTCGGCGACACGGACCAGACCATCTACATCGTGACGGTCGTCCTGGGCGCCACCGCGACGGGTGCCCTGATCGGTCCCGTGTCCCTGCACCGCCTGGTGTCGGGGCGCCGCATCAAGCCGCAGGCGGTGGAGTGGGCCTCCCGGCTGACGCTCCTCGGCCTGATCCTGCTGCTGGCCACCATGGCGGCTGCGCTCCTGCTGATCCTGAGGGTCGCCACGCACGACGACTGGGTGCCTTGGCTGGTGACGGGCGTGGTCGTCTGGTACGTGGTGTGCTGGTTCGGGCTGCCGCTGTGGACCCGCCGCCGCCACACAGAGTGAGCGGCGACGCCTCGGCCGTATGAGGGAGGGCAGCTACTCCGCTCGCGCCGAGTTCGGCTGCGTTGCGCGCAGCGCAGCGATGCACGTGGAGATGGCCTGCTGGAGCTCCTCCAGCTGCTGGACCATGTCGTCCTCGACGAACTCCTGCACATCGTCGAAGGTCAGCTCCTCGAAGACCTTCGTCGCCCGCTGCAGGCTGCTGTAGAACTTCGTTCGCCGCTCCTGCACGCGCAGCTCGGGATCGGCCTCCACCGTCTCGGCGACGAGGGACTTCATGGTGTCGTAGGCCTCGGTGGCCCACTCGCCGGTGTCCTGCTCGTCCTCCAGCTCGTCGATGAGCGACAGGTGCCGCTCGGCCTCCTGGCGCACGTCGACGGGCGCGTCCACGGTGTGCCCGGCCGCGGTCTTGATCTGGCCGGACTCCGCGATCTGGCGGACGTAGCCGATCCGGTCGGCCGCCCGGCTCTCGGTGGCGACGGCCTTCTTGAGGTCGTCGGTACGGACGACGTCCCGCGCCAACTCGGCCTGCAGATCGGGGTCCTCGCGGACCCGGTCGAGGAGCGCCTGGCGGGCCGCGCGGGCGGTCGAGGGGTCGGCGAGGATCGCGGCGCGCAGCGCGGTGGGGTTCTCGGCGACCTCCAGCGCCTTCGTCGGGCGGATGCCCTCGGCCTCGGCGGCCTCGGTGATGGCGGTGCCCCGCTCCGAGGTGGCGCTGTTGCGGGAGACGTAGTAGCCGAGCCACACGTCGGCGTCGGGCAGCTCCACTTCCTGGCCCGGCGTGAGCGTCTCGAAGTGCGGGACGAGACCGTCGTCGGCGGCGCGGTCCCAGGCCTTGTAGTAGCGCATGACGCGGTCGGCGGAGCACCCGGCGAGTTCGGCGAACTCCTTCGCGGACACCTTCGGCGTCTCGCCCGCGCTCTGCCCGCCGGGCCGCACGCTGCGCGCCACCATCAGACCGAAGGCCCACCCTCCGGTCCGCGCGTAGACGCCGAACTCACGCGCGTCCCGCGCGACGAGATCGGACAACGGGGGCTGGGGTGCGGGGGACGTCTCGGGCGGGACGAACGCCAGTGTCACGGATGACTCTCCTGTGGGGGCTGCTCGGAAGGCACCGCCGGGAAGGCTCAGGTGCCGACCGGCAGCCTATGACACCCGCGGGCGACGCTCTCGCGGTCCCCGATGCTGTCCGGTGCGGTGCCGTCCGGTGCGGTGCCGTGCGCGTGCGGTGCGCATGCGCACGTGTGCTTCAGCCGAGCGCGTCCCGCAGCGCGGGCAGCAGCGTCGACTCCGCCCAGCCGATGTACGGCCGTTGCTCCTCGCCCCCGATCTGGACGAGGGCGACCTCGGTGAAGCCGGCCTCGGCGAAGGGACGGACGGCTTCGACGAAGGCATCCACCTCGTCGCCGCACGGGATCGCGTCGGCGACGTCATCCGGCGTGACGAACTGGGTCGCCGCCTCGAAGGAGTCCGGGTGCGGCAGTTCGGCGTTGACCTTCCAGCCGCCGCCGAACCAGCGGAACTGGGAGTGGGCGCGCTTGATCGCGGTGTCCCGGTCGGGGTCGTAGCACACGGGCAGTTGCCCCACGCGCGGCTTGCCCGCGCCGCCGTGCCGGTCGAACGCCGCGAGCAGGTCGGCCTTGGGTTCCGTGGCGATCACCAGGTCGCCGAGCCGGCCCGCGAGCTCGCAGGACTGCTCGCCGGAGACGGCGATGCCGATGGGCGGCGGCTGGTCCGGCAGGTCCCACAGGCGGGCCGACTCCACGTCGAAGTGCGTGCCGCGACGGTTCACATGGCCGCCCTTGAAAAGCGCCCGGATGATCTCCACCGCCTCCTCGAACATCTCGTGCCGTACGTCCACGGACGGCCAACCACCGCCCACGACATGTTCGTTGAGGTTCTCCCCGGACCCGAGCCCCAGTCGGAACCGGCCCTCGGACAGCAGTTGCATCGTGGCCGCCTTCTGCGCGACCACCGCCGGGTGGTAACGGAACGTCGGACATGTCACGTAGGTCATCAGCGGAATCCGCGACGTGGCCTGGGCGGCCGCGCCCAGGAGACTCCACGCGTACGGAGAGTGACCCTGGGAACGCAGCCACGGAAAGTAGTGGTCCGAGGTCACAGAGAAGTCGAAGCCGGCTTCCTCGGCGCGAACCAGATGGTCCACCAGGTCACGAGGGGAGGCCTGCTCGGTCATCATCGTGTATCCGATCTGCACCATGCGTCCCGAGTCCCCGGACACGGGTGGTGAAAACGGGATCGACGGGACGGTCGGGACGGGGGCCGGAGTCCGGGCGCGAATGCCTCGGTCATCGCCCACGGAATCGGAGAGGATGCTCGCATGAGTGTTCGCCCGTTGCCTTCGAGCACGCCCGCCGCCCAGGGCGTCGACGCCTCCGGTGTCCTCGCCTTCCTCGACGCCCTCGACGCCGCCCCCGACATCGAGCCGCACAGCCTGATGATCCTGCGCCACGACCGGCTCGTCGCCTCCGGCTGGTGGGCGCCGTACACCCCCGAACGCCCGCACCTGCTCTACTCGATCAGCAAGAGCTTCACCGCGACCGCCGCCGGGATCGCCGCCGGCGAGGGGCTGATCCGGCTCGACGATCCGGTGATCTCGTACTTCCCCGAGCTCGACGCCGACATCACCGATCCGCGCAGCCGCGCGATGCTGGTCCGGCATGTGGCATCCATGGCCAGTGGGCATGAGACCGACGCATTCGACGAGGCGCGGGCACGGGACCGAGAGGACCTCGTCCGCGGGTTCCTGCTGGTGCCGCCGCCCCGCGATCCGGGCACGTTCTTCGCCTACAACCAGCCCGCCACCTTCACCCTGTCCGCCATCGTCCAGCGTGTGAGCGGCCAGTCGCTGACCGAGTATCTCCGGCCGCGTCTACTGGAACCGCTCGGCATCGGCGAGATTGCGTGGCTGCGCTACCGCGGCGGCCCGGAGCTCGGCTTCAGCGGACTGCACGCCACCACCGACGCGATCGCCAGGCTGGGCCTGCTGTATCTGCGGGGCGGGGTGTGGGACGGCCGGCGGCTGCTGCCCGAATGGTGGGTGGCCGAGGCCACGCGCCCGCAGATCTCGAACTCCGGATTCATGCCCGGGGACGACTGGCAGCGGGGATACGGCTTCAAGTTCTGGATGTCCCGGCACGGTTACCGCGGCGACGGCGCGTTCGGTCAGTTCTGTCTGGTGCTGCCCGAGCAGGACGTCGTGATCGCGACGACCGCGGACACCTGGAACATGCAGGCTCTGCTGAACCTGGTCTGGGAGCATCTGCTGCCCGCGTTCCGCCCCGCGCCCCTGACGGGAGGCGAGGCGGCGGACAAGGCCCTGGCCGAGCGGCTGGCGGGCCTGGCGGTGCCGCCCGCTGCCGGTGAGCCCGCACCGCCCC is a window from the Streptomyces sp. NBC_00299 genome containing:
- the melC1 gene encoding apotyrosinase chaperone MelC1 encodes the protein MPELSRRRALTAAAALATVAGVQTVTAPTATTASATPAGSTASTGSTASTRSTGGHDHHAPTPTPFDEVYKGRRIQGGPASGGGHAHHGGGYAVLVDGVELHVMRNADGSWISVVSHYDPVPTPRAAARAAVDELQGAALLPFPTG
- a CDS encoding serine hydrolase domain-containing protein produces the protein MSVRPLPSSTPAAQGVDASGVLAFLDALDAAPDIEPHSLMILRHDRLVASGWWAPYTPERPHLLYSISKSFTATAAGIAAGEGLIRLDDPVISYFPELDADITDPRSRAMLVRHVASMASGHETDAFDEARARDREDLVRGFLLVPPPRDPGTFFAYNQPATFTLSAIVQRVSGQSLTEYLRPRLLEPLGIGEIAWLRYRGGPELGFSGLHATTDAIARLGLLYLRGGVWDGRRLLPEWWVAEATRPQISNSGFMPGDDWQRGYGFKFWMSRHGYRGDGAFGQFCLVLPEQDVVIATTADTWNMQALLNLVWEHLLPAFRPAPLTGGEAADKALAERLAGLAVPPAAGEPAPPQGAEAWSAAAFTPNGDADGNLARLSAIDLTPEGDGWALTLTEDGHPFRLRLGEPGWSVTEGPVPTAVSGGWTDADTLVVDIAFLETPHHLDVTCSLKDRTFTARWRTEPLHRLPLRAMCAPRLPA
- a CDS encoding ribonuclease H family protein codes for the protein MIGPMLERVVAACDGASKGNPGPAGWAWVVADETETPARWEAGPLGKATNNVAELTALEQLLTATDPDVPLEIRMDSQYAMKAVTTWLPGWKRNGWKTAAGKPVANQELVVRIDELLDGRTVEFRYVPAHQVDGDRLNDFADRAASQAATVQEPAGSGLGSPEPPPSPDTPKAKAAPRRKAAAPRKNGSSSRTIKAKFPGRCLCGRGYAAGESIAKNPQGWGHPECRTAEA
- a CDS encoding aldo/keto reductase, whose translation is MDERVIGRSGQRASVVGLGTWQLGADWGDVDDKEALAVLEAAVESGVTFFDTADVYGDGRSEQTIATFLRARPELDIFVATKMGRRVDQIPENYVLDNFRTWNDRSRRNLGVDRLDLVQLHCPPTPVYSTDEVFDALDTLVAEERIARYGVSVETCEEALTAIARPGVASVQIILNPFRMKPLREVLPAAHEGGVGIIARVPLASGLLSGKYTKDTVFAANDHRTYNRHGESFDQGETFSGVDYATGVEAAAEFAELAPVGYTPAQLALRWIIQQPGVTTVIPGARTPEQVRANATAAALPELSGDTLSAIRDLYDRRIQDQVEHRW
- a CDS encoding FAD-dependent monooxygenase, whose translation is MKIACVGGGPAGLYLSILLKLRDPSHDITVHERNPEGTTYGWGVTYWRGLLVKLYERDPVSARAIEESSVRWDEGVAHVRGVTARRPSDSGHGIGRHRLLEILAERARALGVRLDYEHEITPENLPAADLIVAGDGVHSSLRTQYADHFGTQARAGRNRYLWLGTSKVFDAFTFAFVETAHGWIWCYGYGYGKGSGPDASTCVVECAPETWTGLGFDTASEADGLALLEKLFADVLDGHALIGRSGPDGSDRWRPFRTFDNRTWHRDNLVLLGDAAHTTHYSIGAGTTLALEDAIALADALHEHPVLPEALAHYERERKQALLSIQSAARYSAQWYENLPRYLQLPPDQMFALLGQRHSPLLPYLPPQLYYKIDRAAGQLEAMRRLKRWLGPKVARTVHARALASRT
- a CDS encoding cholesterol oxidase substrate-binding domain-containing protein, whose product is MTDDFSRRGFLRTAAALTAIPTLLPADPAAAAQELPDFPADVALHRSAYRNWVGEITADGLWACTPARPEQVVAVVNWAWRHGWRVRARGASHGWSPLTITQGTPSDAPVLLVDTAAHLTGLSVESPTTVRAGTGVTLEALLTRLEEHGLGITAVPAPGNLTLGGALAVDAHGTAVPARGEQRLPGHTYGSLSNLVLSLTAVVWDDARGAYVLRTYGRDDADCAALLAHLGRSLVTEVVLRVGANTDLRCVSRTDIPARELFAAPGTDGRTLASHLDRAGRVEAIWFAFTEFPWLKVWSVSPTRPPVSRRVTRPYNYPFSDSVPTPVAELVGHIVSDGAWYLAPVLGNAQYDVAALGLVATLSADIWGPSKNTLLYLRPTTLRIATNGYAVLTSRAQVQRVVAEFTSFYRERLAAYADRGQFPVNGSVEIRVTGLDDPADAGLDGARTPLLSALRPRDDRPEWDTAVWLNILTLPGTPYAEAFLSQIERFLLRTFDGEYAMTRVEWSKGWAYTKEAAWSDGEVLGTVVPGTFGEGVWGEASGVLDRLDPHGVFGNAFLDRLFR
- a CDS encoding LLM class F420-dependent oxidoreductase, encoding MVQIGYTMMTEQASPRDLVDHLVRAEEAGFDFSVTSDHYFPWLRSQGHSPYAWSLLGAAAQATSRIPLMTYVTCPTFRYHPAVVAQKAATMQLLSEGRFRLGLGSGENLNEHVVGGGWPSVDVRHEMFEEAVEIIRALFKGGHVNRRGTHFDVESARLWDLPDQPPPIGIAVSGEQSCELAGRLGDLVIATEPKADLLAAFDRHGGAGKPRVGQLPVCYDPDRDTAIKRAHSQFRWFGGGWKVNAELPHPDSFEAATQFVTPDDVADAIPCGDEVDAFVEAVRPFAEAGFTEVALVQIGGEEQRPYIGWAESTLLPALRDALG
- the melC2 gene encoding tyrosinase MelC2, with the protein product MTVRKNQALLTADEKRRFVSALLELKRSGRYDEFVTTHNAFIVGDTDNGERTGHRSPSFLPWHRRFLLEFERALQEVDASVALPYWDWSSDRSIRSSLWAPDFLGGTGRSRDGQVMDGPFAASTGNWQINVRVDGRTFLRRALGAGVRELPTRAEVESVLAMPTYDMAPWNSGSDGFRNHLEGWRGVNLHNRVHVWVGGQMATGASPNDPVFWLHHAYIDKLWADWQRRHPGSTYLPAAGTPNVIDLGDTMKPWNDVRPADLLDHTAHYTFDAA
- a CDS encoding DUF6328 family protein; protein product: MTTKENRTGRDETQEERADRMWGELIQEVRVAQMGVQILFAFLLTVVFTPKYDTLGDTDQTIYIVTVVLGATATGALIGPVSLHRLVSGRRIKPQAVEWASRLTLLGLILLLATMAAALLLILRVATHDDWVPWLVTGVVVWYVVCWFGLPLWTRRRHTE